From Pseudomonas hefeiensis, one genomic window encodes:
- a CDS encoding TetR/AcrR family transcriptional regulator: MSDKKAQTRERILKAASAALIQRGPAEPSVGEVMGAAGLTVGGFYAHFESKDALMLEAFKQLLSQRRGLIADMDSELTGEERRALVAAFYLSRKHRDSTEQACPIPASVGELGRLPDEFRAVLNEHIELLVAQLAASPEDADKALADVALMVGGLALARALGPGELSDRLLRAAKSAVR, translated from the coding sequence ATGAGCGATAAAAAAGCGCAAACCCGTGAACGCATACTCAAGGCCGCCAGTGCTGCGCTGATCCAGCGTGGTCCGGCCGAGCCGAGTGTCGGCGAGGTGATGGGCGCGGCCGGGCTGACAGTGGGCGGTTTCTACGCCCATTTCGAAAGCAAGGATGCCTTGATGCTGGAGGCGTTCAAGCAGCTGCTCAGCCAGCGTCGTGGACTGATCGCCGACATGGATAGCGAATTGACCGGTGAAGAACGACGCGCCCTGGTGGCGGCGTTCTATCTGTCGCGCAAGCACCGCGACTCCACCGAGCAGGCCTGTCCGATTCCGGCGTCGGTCGGCGAACTGGGTCGGCTGCCGGATGAGTTTCGTGCAGTGCTCAATGAACACATAGAGCTGTTGGTTGCACAGTTGGCGGCCAGCCCGGAAGACGCCGACAAAGCCTTGGCCGACGTCGCCTTGATGGTTGGCGGCCTGGCCCTGGCGCGGGCGTTGGGCCCGGGCGAGTTGTCGGACCGTTTGCTGCGCGCCGCCAAATCGGCAGTGCGATGA
- a CDS encoding alpha/beta fold hydrolase has product MDRLSWIRGVNGTLGWVAPRLVAKKMRGLFMRPRNLPPRDWELPLLATSERITLRFGLSALRWGKGPTVLLMHGWEGRPTQFAALIMALVDAGYTVVALDGPAHGRSPGREANVLLFARAMLEAAAELPPLQAVIGHSMGGASAMLAVQLGLQTETLVSIAAPARIHGVLRGFARMMGLPPNARSAFIRLVENDVGMRASKMDVAHYQLDVPGLIVHADDDTFVSVKESQLIHEAWFDSRLLRLPQGGHQRVLADPRVIDGVLSLLAGRSLQARQSA; this is encoded by the coding sequence ATGGACAGGTTGAGCTGGATTCGTGGCGTCAATGGCACGCTTGGCTGGGTGGCCCCGCGCCTGGTTGCGAAAAAAATGCGGGGACTGTTCATGCGTCCCCGAAACTTGCCGCCACGGGACTGGGAATTGCCGCTGCTGGCGACTTCCGAGCGTATCACCCTGCGTTTCGGTCTTTCGGCCTTGCGCTGGGGCAAAGGTCCGACCGTCTTGTTGATGCACGGTTGGGAAGGGCGGCCCACCCAGTTCGCGGCGCTGATCATGGCGCTGGTGGATGCCGGTTACACGGTGGTGGCGCTGGACGGTCCGGCCCATGGTCGGTCTCCTGGCCGCGAGGCGAATGTCTTGCTGTTCGCCAGGGCCATGCTCGAAGCAGCAGCGGAATTACCGCCGTTGCAAGCTGTGATCGGGCACTCCATGGGCGGCGCCAGTGCCATGCTGGCGGTTCAGTTGGGGTTGCAGACCGAGACTTTGGTCAGCATCGCTGCTCCTGCACGGATTCACGGAGTCCTGCGTGGGTTCGCCAGAATGATGGGGTTACCGCCCAATGCTCGTTCTGCCTTCATTCGCCTGGTGGAAAACGATGTGGGCATGCGAGCCTCGAAGATGGACGTCGCCCATTACCAACTGGACGTGCCGGGGTTGATCGTCCATGCCGACGACGACACCTTTGTCTCGGTGAAGGAATCGCAACTGATTCACGAAGCCTGGTTCGACAGTCGCTTGCTGCGCTTGCCACAGGGCGGGCACCAGCGGGTGCTGGCCGATCCGCGCGTCATTGATGGTGTGTTATCGCTGTTGGCCGGGCGCAGCCTGCAAGCGCGGCAATCGGCTTGA
- a CDS encoding acyl-CoA thioesterase, with amino-acid sequence MGWDRATPFIIDLQVNAEDIDGLGHANNAVYVTWLERCAWRHSQRLGLDLVEYRRLDRAMAVVRHEIDYLAAAYEGDELQLATWIVDWDQRLKMNRHFQLIRPSDNTTVLRAQTTFVCIELSTGKPKRMPPEFIEGYGPALKASGVLID; translated from the coding sequence ATGGGCTGGGATCGGGCAACGCCGTTCATTATTGATCTTCAAGTAAATGCTGAAGACATCGATGGATTGGGCCACGCCAATAATGCGGTGTACGTCACCTGGCTCGAGCGCTGTGCCTGGCGCCATTCCCAGCGGCTGGGGCTGGATCTGGTGGAGTATCGGCGGCTGGACCGGGCCATGGCGGTTGTGCGTCATGAGATCGATTATCTGGCGGCCGCCTACGAAGGTGACGAACTGCAACTGGCCACCTGGATCGTCGACTGGGATCAGCGGCTGAAGATGAACCGGCATTTCCAGCTGATTCGCCCCAGCGATAACACCACTGTGCTGCGCGCCCAGACCACTTTTGTTTGCATCGAGCTGTCCACTGGCAAACCCAAGCGCATGCCGCCGGAATTTATCGAAGGCTATGGTCCAGCCCTGAAGGCATCCGGCGTCCTTATCGACTGA